The Zalophus californianus isolate mZalCal1 chromosome 7, mZalCal1.pri.v2, whole genome shotgun sequence genome includes a region encoding these proteins:
- the LOC113926338 gene encoding cleavage and polyadenylation specificity factor subunit 5-like → MSVVPPNRSQTGWPRGVNQFGNKYIQQTKPLTLERTINLYPLTNYTFGTKEPLYEKDSSVAARFQCMREEFDKTGMRRTVEGVLIVHEHRLPHVLLLQLGTTFFKLPGGELNPGEDEVEGLKRLMTEILGRQDGVLQDWVIDDCIGNWWRPNFEPPQYPYIPAHITKPKEHKKLFLVQLQEKALFAVPKNYKLVAAPLFELYDNAPGYGPIISSLPQLLSRFNFIYN, encoded by the coding sequence ATGTCCGTGGTGCCGCCCAATCGCTCACAAACCGGCTGGCCCCGGGGGGTCAACCAGTTCGGCAACAAGTACATCCAGCAGACCAAGCCCCTCACCCTGGAGCGCACCATCAACCTGTACCCTCTTACCAATTATACTTTTGGTACAAAAGAGCCCCTCTATGAGAAGGACAGCTCTGTTGCAGCCAGATTTCAGTGCATGAGGGAGGAATTTGATAAAACTGGAATGAGAAGGACTGTAGAAGGGGTTCTGATTGTACATGAGCACCGGCTACCACATGTGTTACTGCTACAGCTAGGAACAACTTTCTTCAAATTACCAGGTGGTGAACTTAACCCAGGAGAAGATGAAGTTGAAGGACTAAAACGCTTAATGACAGAGATACTGGGTCGTCAAGATGGAGTCCTGCAAGACTGGGTCATTGATGACTGCATTGGTAACTGGTGGAGGCCAAATTTTGAACCTCCTCAGTACCCATATATTCCTGCACATATTACAAAACCTAAGGAACATAAGAAGTTGTTTTTGGTTCAACTACAAGAGAAAGCCTTGTTTGCAGTCCCTAAAAATTACAAGCTTGTAGCTGCACCGTTGTTTGAATTATATGATAATGCACCAGGATATGGACCCATCATTTCTAGTCTCCCTCAGCTTCTGAGCAGGTTCAATTTTATATACAACTGA